A stretch of the Oenococcus sp. UCMA 16435 genome encodes the following:
- a CDS encoding YozE family protein: protein MRSRGFYEWLMTQRKPENADEVQEFANAAFFDSEFPKQSQNFDEISKYLEENATYLMSMEVFDEAWRRFLASEEEL from the coding sequence ATGAGAAGTCGGGGTTTTTACGAGTGGTTAATGACGCAGAGAAAACCAGAAAATGCGGACGAAGTCCAAGAATTTGCCAACGCAGCTTTTTTTGATTCAGAATTCCCTAAACAGTCACAGAATTTTGATGAAATCTCAAAATATTTAGAAGAAAATGCAACTTATTTAATGAGCATGGAGGTATTCGATGAAGCTTGGCGGCGCTTTCTTGCTTCGGAGGAAGAATTATGA
- a CDS encoding LysM peptidoglycan-binding domain-containing protein, giving the protein MSDFQPYDPNEDNKDRNPKKSSSAPFPPLSSGNSDSSEDTRAYQPFNPNSNSITSEQDDVFNFKSADSASEDDLFKSFNSSSPFDSFNQARQDQGNNNNRADNSQDFNFGQNSAEQNQSFYQQFNDQGQQNSSDSFNQARQDQGNNNNRADNSQDFNFGQNSAEQNQSFYQQFNDQGQQNSSDSFNQARQDQGNNNNRADNSQDFNFGQNSAEQNQSFYQQFNDQGQQNSSDSFNQARQDQGNNNNRADNSQDFNFGQNSAEQNQSFYQQFNDQGQQNSSDSFNQARQDQGNNNNRADNSQDFNFGQNSAEQNQSFYQQFNDQGQQNSSDQPGPFFASSRYNQASQEPESSTSNQPQQQSQAQYQDQSNFGKPKNNYNPNNYQANSRQDKTNNQKNNTSFLTKLNSKMVIAFAIATLVILLAIPTIGSIAKKGDSSKSVASSKASITKKSSSSAVSSSSTASSSQSSSTDASSSAAAAADSSSIAAAESSSSVAESSSATTSSSSTATTYTVQSGDSAYHIASLYGLTVEELYELNGLTSGSTLLPGQVLKVNGN; this is encoded by the coding sequence ATGAGTGACTTTCAACCATATGATCCAAACGAAGACAATAAAGATAGAAATCCTAAAAAATCAAGTTCGGCACCTTTTCCGCCTTTAAGTAGTGGCAATTCTGATTCTTCTGAAGATACACGGGCTTACCAGCCTTTTAATCCAAATAGTAATTCAATAACTTCAGAACAGGATGATGTTTTTAATTTTAAATCGGCAGATTCAGCTTCTGAAGATGATCTTTTTAAATCGTTTAATTCTTCCTCGCCCTTTGATTCTTTCAACCAAGCTCGTCAAGACCAAGGAAATAATAACAATCGAGCTGATAATAGCCAGGATTTCAATTTTGGTCAGAATTCAGCTGAACAAAATCAAAGTTTTTATCAGCAATTTAATGATCAAGGACAACAGAATTCTTCTGATTCTTTCAACCAAGCTCGTCAAGACCAAGGAAATAATAACAATCGAGCTGATAATAGCCAGGATTTCAATTTTGGTCAGAATTCAGCTGAACAAAATCAAAGTTTTTATCAGCAATTTAATGATCAAGGACAACAGAATTCTTCTGATTCTTTCAACCAAGCTCGTCAAGACCAAGGAAATAATAACAATCGAGCTGATAATAGCCAGGATTTCAATTTTGGTCAGAATTCAGCTGAACAAAATCAAAGTTTTTATCAGCAATTTAATGATCAAGGACAACAGAATTCTTCTGATTCTTTCAACCAAGCTCGTCAAGACCAAGGAAATAATAACAATCGAGCTGATAATAGCCAGGATTTCAATTTTGGTCAGAATTCAGCTGAACAAAATCAAAGTTTTTATCAGCAATTTAATGATCAAGGACAACAGAATTCTTCTGATTCTTTCAACCAAGCTCGTCAAGACCAAGGAAATAATAACAATCGAGCTGATAATAGCCAGGATTTCAATTTTGGTCAGAATTCAGCTGAACAAAATCAAAGTTTTTATCAGCAATTTAATGATCAAGGACAACAGAATTCTTCTGATCAACCGGGACCATTTTTTGCGTCAAGTCGATATAATCAAGCAAGTCAGGAACCGGAATCTTCTACTTCTAATCAGCCTCAGCAACAAAGCCAGGCACAATATCAAGATCAGAGTAATTTCGGTAAACCGAAAAATAATTATAATCCTAACAATTATCAAGCTAATTCAAGACAAGATAAAACAAATAACCAAAAAAACAATACTAGCTTTTTGACTAAGCTTAATAGCAAGATGGTTATTGCATTTGCTATTGCAACGCTCGTAATTTTGCTGGCAATTCCTACGATTGGTTCAATTGCCAAGAAGGGTGACAGTAGTAAAAGTGTTGCAAGTTCAAAAGCGTCGATTACTAAGAAAAGTAGTTCATCGGCAGTATCATCAAGCAGTACTGCAAGCAGCAGCCAGAGTAGTTCTACGGATGCATCTTCATCTGCGGCAGCAGCTGCTGATTCTTCGTCAATTGCGGCTGCAGAATCTTCTAGTTCAGTAGCAGAAAGCAGTAGTGCTACAACCAGTTCTTCTTCCACGGCAACGACTTACACAGTTCAATCTGGTGATAGTGCGTATCATATTGCATCCCTTTATGGTTTAACTGTCGAGGAGCTTTATGAATTGAATGGTTTGACTTCTGGATCAACTCTTCTTCCGGGACAAGTGCTAAAGGTTAACGGAAATTAG
- a CDS encoding rRNA pseudouridine synthase, whose product MAQLERLQKRIAQAGVASRRKAEEMIVNGQVKVNGKTITKLGKKVSSDDVVYVNDKKINEEIFEYYLLNKPAGYVSSNRSYPNQPSVIELIKTKTRIFSVGRLDQDTTGVLLLTNDGELTQKLTHPKHRIKRTYGAWVKGIVNESELDQLTKPMRFDGEIYFPQAARVLKTDQKRHESLMEITIAEGKNHEIKKILNFIGHPVIKLNRDMFDGITTGNLKEGQYRSLSDKEIEKIKR is encoded by the coding sequence ATGGCTCAATTAGAAAGACTGCAAAAAAGAATTGCCCAAGCAGGGGTGGCTTCCAGAAGAAAAGCAGAAGAAATGATTGTCAATGGTCAGGTGAAAGTCAATGGTAAGACGATCACAAAACTTGGAAAAAAGGTTTCTTCTGATGACGTCGTTTATGTTAATGATAAGAAAATAAATGAGGAAATTTTTGAATATTATCTTTTAAATAAACCGGCTGGTTATGTTTCTTCCAACAGAAGCTATCCTAATCAGCCCAGCGTTATTGAACTCATTAAAACGAAAACGAGAATTTTTTCAGTTGGTCGATTAGATCAGGATACGACTGGTGTTTTGTTGTTAACCAATGATGGTGAATTAACTCAAAAATTAACTCATCCCAAACATCGAATTAAAAGGACCTATGGCGCGTGGGTCAAAGGAATCGTTAATGAAAGCGAACTTGATCAATTAACCAAACCTATGCGTTTCGATGGAGAAATTTATTTTCCGCAGGCAGCTCGAGTTTTAAAAACCGATCAAAAACGTCACGAAAGTTTGATGGAGATTACAATTGCAGAGGGCAAAAACCATGAAATTAAAAAAATCCTGAATTTTATTGGTCATCCAGTGATTAAATTAAATCGTGATATGTTTGATGGAATAACAACTGGAAACTTAAAAGAAGGACAATACCGTTCTTTGTCCGATAAAGAAATCGAAAAAATCAAACGATAA
- a CDS encoding lysophospholipase codes for MKAFLKILTAIILGFIGVFIVSIVFLTPKSSNDAKQATSRSITVVFLGDSLTFGVGDTAGEHGYTGRVMKLLKKTYPQYKFSSYDFGKPGDRSDQILKRINQSTKQQQLLKKADLIIMTVGGNDLRQELLKNVDTKSSTSLTNSVKKSSTKYKTSLNNLLKGVANLRKSKSSLFIFGNYNPTFVNMASRTDINQDVKLYNAINEKLVKQQSNGFYVSIFRQLTYGQYQTSEEISKLTAEDLIANGKVGNKTQKSVLSGSIKIKNDYISQADHFHPNNLGYDYMAKELFKAINNNNTWQKK; via the coding sequence ATGAAGGCTTTTCTAAAAATTTTGACGGCTATAATCCTTGGTTTTATTGGTGTTTTTATAGTTTCAATCGTTTTTTTAACGCCTAAAAGTAGTAACGATGCAAAACAGGCAACTAGTCGCAGCATTACAGTTGTTTTTTTAGGTGATTCGTTAACTTTTGGTGTTGGTGATACCGCTGGAGAACATGGATATACGGGACGCGTAATGAAGCTTCTAAAAAAAACTTATCCCCAATATAAATTTTCTTCATATGATTTCGGAAAACCAGGTGATCGTTCCGATCAAATTTTAAAGCGAATCAATCAATCAACGAAACAACAGCAATTGTTAAAAAAAGCCGATTTAATAATAATGACAGTTGGAGGAAATGATTTAAGACAGGAACTGTTAAAAAATGTTGATACGAAAAGTTCAACCAGTTTAACAAATTCAGTGAAAAAAAGCAGTACTAAATATAAAACTTCTCTGAACAATTTATTGAAAGGAGTTGCCAACTTAAGAAAGAGTAAATCGTCACTTTTTATTTTCGGCAATTACAATCCAACTTTTGTTAATATGGCAAGTCGAACAGACATCAATCAAGATGTAAAACTTTACAATGCAATTAATGAAAAATTAGTCAAACAGCAGTCTAATGGATTTTATGTATCGATTTTTCGTCAATTAACCTATGGGCAGTATCAGACGAGCGAAGAAATAAGCAAACTAACTGCCGAGGATCTCATTGCAAATGGTAAAGTCGGCAATAAGACTCAAAAATCAGTTTTGTCTGGAAGCATTAAAATAAAGAATGATTATATTTCTCAGGCTGATCATTTTCATCCCAATAATTTAGGTTACGATTATATGGCAAAAGAACTATTTAAGGCAATAAATAATAATAATACATGGCAAAAAAAATAA
- a CDS encoding HU family DNA-binding protein, producing MANKQELVDSVAKATDLTKKDATAAVDAVFDSIASYLKKGEKVQLIGFGNFEVRDRAARTGRNPQTGAEIKIPASKVPAFKPGKALKDTVK from the coding sequence ATGGCAAATAAGCAAGAACTAGTTGATTCAGTTGCAAAGGCAACTGATCTAACCAAAAAAGATGCAACGGCTGCAGTTGACGCAGTCTTTGATTCAATTGCAAGTTATTTGAAAAAAGGCGAAAAAGTTCAGTTGATTGGCTTTGGTAACTTTGAAGTTCGTGATCGCGCAGCTCGCACAGGCCGTAATCCACAAACTGGTGCTGAGATTAAAATCCCTGCATCGAAAGTTCCGGCTTTTAAACCTGGCAAGGCCTTAAAGGACACTGTTAAGTAA
- a CDS encoding dihydrofolate reductase yields MITLIWAQSKNNVIGNNNSLPWSLPDDLNFFRQETQNKAIVMGRKTYQSFGSRALPKRLNIILTSNMAFKSDNPKVRIAHSPREAVDIAKEKQLPLYVIGGASVYKSFMSMADRLLITLIDANIKGDTFAPDFSEESFNLISQRHHIQDQKHTYSFDFLTYERKNKNDQV; encoded by the coding sequence ATGATTACATTGATATGGGCACAGTCAAAAAATAATGTGATTGGTAACAACAATAGTTTGCCATGGTCTTTACCAGACGATTTAAATTTTTTTCGCCAAGAGACTCAAAATAAGGCAATTGTGATGGGCCGTAAAACCTATCAATCCTTTGGCTCAAGAGCATTGCCAAAACGTTTAAACATTATTTTAACTTCTAATATGGCTTTTAAAAGCGACAATCCAAAAGTAAGGATTGCTCATTCTCCAAGGGAAGCTGTCGACATTGCAAAGGAAAAACAATTACCACTTTACGTAATTGGTGGGGCGAGTGTTTACAAAAGTTTTATGAGTATGGCGGACCGATTATTGATTACTTTAATAGACGCTAATATTAAAGGAGATACATTTGCGCCAGATTTTAGTGAAGAATCTTTTAATTTAATCTCTCAACGACATCATATTCAGGACCAGAAGCACACCTATTCCTTTGATTTTTTGACTTATGAGAGGAAAAATAAAAACGATCAAGTATAA
- a CDS encoding CCA tRNA nucleotidyltransferase, whose amino-acid sequence MIIRLTKEFKEAIPVLDCLEKFGYQAYFVGGSVRDSILGRPIHDVDITTDALPTEMKKIFKTADNYAGEKHGTDLVFLNGKNYEVTTFRIDGKYLDNRHPKNVSFTKNLKEDLSRRDFTINAFAMNRAGELFDYFSGLDDIKKQIIRTVGEAKQRFSEDALRILRAFRFSSQLDFKIEEETLKASQKIEANLRDIATERIFVEFSKLLAGKNPTRSLKQMYDLGIVDFLPGHKLIKDQFNLFKCYSGIQSSNDAINWTRFIFFSDLKSSNLTKYLNSWKMSNQLKKQIFKSINFLKKDQPNNLDLFDIGPEISIALTAIERTDKDELLTDYDNLAIHNVSELKISGMDLKNIGIPIGPAYGKIIEDLKEKVVLGKINNNKQRLITEAENDYIDMGTVKK is encoded by the coding sequence ATGATAATTAGATTAACAAAAGAATTTAAAGAAGCGATTCCTGTGCTTGATTGTTTGGAAAAATTTGGTTATCAAGCTTACTTTGTCGGCGGGTCGGTCCGTGACTCAATTCTTGGAAGACCTATTCACGATGTTGATATCACAACCGATGCTTTGCCAACCGAAATGAAAAAAATTTTTAAAACAGCCGATAATTATGCTGGCGAAAAGCACGGAACCGACTTAGTTTTTCTAAACGGAAAAAATTATGAAGTCACAACTTTTCGTATCGATGGTAAGTATTTAGATAATCGTCATCCGAAAAACGTATCCTTCACAAAAAATCTAAAAGAGGATTTATCACGACGAGATTTTACAATAAACGCTTTTGCAATGAATCGGGCAGGAGAACTTTTTGATTATTTTTCAGGTCTTGACGATATAAAAAAGCAAATCATTAGAACGGTTGGTGAAGCAAAACAACGTTTTTCAGAGGATGCCTTAAGAATTCTTCGTGCCTTCCGTTTTTCCAGTCAACTTGATTTTAAGATTGAAGAAGAAACCCTGAAAGCAAGTCAAAAAATTGAAGCAAATCTAAGGGATATTGCCACGGAAAGAATATTTGTTGAGTTTTCAAAATTGTTAGCCGGTAAAAATCCGACAAGGTCCCTGAAACAAATGTATGATTTAGGAATTGTTGATTTTCTGCCTGGACATAAATTGATTAAAGATCAGTTTAATTTGTTTAAGTGTTATTCTGGAATTCAATCATCAAATGACGCAATTAATTGGACCAGATTCATTTTTTTTAGTGATTTAAAAAGTTCTAATTTAACAAAATATCTCAACAGTTGGAAAATGAGTAACCAATTAAAAAAACAAATTTTCAAATCGATTAATTTTTTAAAAAAAGATCAACCGAACAATCTTGATTTATTCGATATAGGTCCAGAAATATCAATCGCTCTGACAGCAATTGAAAGAACTGATAAGGATGAGTTATTAACTGATTATGATAATTTAGCAATTCATAATGTTTCGGAACTCAAGATTAGTGGCATGGATTTAAAAAATATCGGGATACCGATCGGTCCGGCTTACGGAAAAATTATTGAAGATTTAAAAGAAAAAGTTGTTCTCGGAAAAATTAATAATAACAAGCAAAGATTAATAACGGAGGCAGAGAATGATTACATTGATATGGGCACAGTCAAAAAATAA
- a CDS encoding ribosome biogenesis GTPase Der: MSKKYTIAIVGRPNVGKSTLFNRIVGTRKAIVNNLSGVTRDRLYEKAEWNGSKFSVIDTGGISASNDVFIKEIKEQAELAIKEADAIIFVVDGHNGITKDDQLVAKVLYQSKQPIYLAVNHLDNIEQHDLIYDFYSLGFGDPYPISAVHGNGVGDLLDEIVDVFKNEVNVETIDQDQEDQIKIAIIGRPNVGKSSIFNSLIKQNRSIVSNVQGTTRDTVDSQFEDNQGRIFTITDTAGIRKSGKVIESTEKYAVLRAQMAIENADVILVVIDASTGIQDQDKHIAGLATEEGRAVVIVVNKWDAIEKDNYSMKQFTEQIREEFKFLDYAPIMFVSAKTNQRLNQIPEMVIKVDNNHKMRIQSSILNQTILDAIALHPTPTKNGKRLRVYYATEVAVAPPTFAIFVNDPELMHFSYQRYLENQIRENFDFAGTPIRLRIRARK; encoded by the coding sequence ATGAGTAAAAAATATACAATTGCAATAGTTGGAAGACCGAATGTTGGGAAATCAACTTTATTTAATCGAATTGTTGGTACAAGAAAGGCAATCGTGAATAATTTATCCGGTGTTACCCGCGATCGTCTATATGAAAAAGCGGAATGGAATGGAAGCAAGTTTTCCGTTATCGATACTGGCGGAATATCGGCATCAAATGATGTTTTTATTAAAGAAATTAAGGAACAGGCCGAATTAGCAATTAAAGAAGCTGATGCGATTATTTTTGTTGTTGATGGCCACAATGGTATTACGAAAGATGATCAATTGGTTGCGAAAGTTCTTTATCAATCAAAACAACCAATTTATTTAGCTGTAAATCACTTGGATAATATCGAACAACATGATTTAATCTATGATTTTTATTCACTCGGTTTTGGTGATCCTTATCCAATTTCTGCTGTTCATGGTAATGGGGTCGGTGACCTTTTAGACGAGATCGTTGATGTTTTCAAAAATGAAGTTAATGTTGAGACGATTGATCAGGACCAGGAAGACCAAATTAAAATTGCGATTATTGGTCGCCCAAATGTTGGAAAATCATCAATTTTTAATTCTTTGATCAAACAAAATCGTTCAATTGTTAGCAACGTTCAAGGAACGACACGTGATACGGTTGATTCACAATTCGAAGATAATCAGGGACGCATTTTCACGATCACTGACACTGCTGGAATCAGGAAATCTGGAAAAGTAATTGAGAGTACCGAAAAATATGCTGTTTTGAGGGCTCAAATGGCAATTGAAAATGCTGATGTGATCTTAGTCGTAATTGATGCTTCAACCGGAATCCAAGATCAAGATAAACATATTGCCGGTCTTGCAACTGAAGAAGGGCGGGCCGTCGTAATTGTCGTCAATAAGTGGGATGCCATTGAAAAAGATAATTATTCTATGAAACAGTTTACAGAACAGATTCGGGAAGAATTTAAGTTTTTGGACTATGCACCGATTATGTTCGTTTCTGCTAAAACAAACCAAAGACTTAACCAAATTCCTGAAATGGTTATTAAAGTTGATAATAATCATAAAATGAGGATCCAATCTTCGATTCTTAATCAAACGATTCTTGACGCGATTGCACTTCATCCAACACCGACAAAAAATGGAAAACGCTTGCGAGTATACTATGCAACCGAAGTGGCCGTTGCACCACCAACTTTTGCTATTTTCGTTAACGATCCTGAGTTAATGCACTTTAGTTATCAAAGATATTTGGAAAATCAGATTCGTGAAAATTTTGATTTTGCCGGAACACCGATTCGCTTAAGAATTCGTGCAAGGAAATAG
- a CDS encoding YpmS family protein, with protein MAKKIKIKKNKWFWAFWSLFAIILITIFAVFLALFSDSYQSTDSHSSIRDSDATFNVVLTRKQVNAISAKFLKEQKIKNLSISADSKQVYVYGDIKFLGSKLNVGVAFDPSVTKNGNVLLEAKKLVAGSMPLPIGTVMSYIKATTSLPSFIGIDPSKKDISINLAKMKTGNLLAFKAKTINLPENKIIFQGGLK; from the coding sequence ATGGCAAAAAAAATAAAGATTAAAAAAAATAAATGGTTTTGGGCATTTTGGTCGTTATTTGCGATTATTTTAATAACGATTTTTGCTGTATTTTTAGCTCTTTTCAGTGACAGCTATCAATCGACAGATTCCCATTCATCAATTCGTGATAGCGATGCAACTTTTAATGTTGTATTAACTAGAAAACAAGTGAATGCAATTTCAGCTAAATTCCTTAAGGAGCAAAAGATAAAAAACTTATCAATTTCAGCCGATTCCAAACAGGTTTATGTATACGGTGATATAAAATTTCTTGGATCCAAACTTAATGTAGGCGTAGCTTTCGATCCGAGCGTTACAAAGAACGGTAACGTTTTACTAGAAGCTAAAAAATTGGTGGCTGGTTCTATGCCACTGCCGATTGGGACGGTAATGAGTTATATCAAAGCAACAACAAGTCTACCGAGCTTTATTGGTATCGATCCGTCGAAAAAGGATATATCGATAAATCTAGCAAAAATGAAAACAGGTAATTTATTAGCTTTTAAAGCTAAAACGATTAATCTTCCCGAAAACAAAATAATTTTTCAAGGTGGTTTAAAATGA
- a CDS encoding DegV family protein, with protein sequence MSIIKIVTDSSAALTDEEIKKYDIGVVPLQVSINDHNYLDGVDISRNEFFKKMEITKKLPTSSQPAVINFYDTYEGILRENPKAQILSIHLSGGLSGTGQTAATVAKDFNGKVIFVDSHSIDRGLSFQVLAAARMAEEGKTIEEIISLLTKIKDQTKIFLSLESLKNLIAGGRISRASGLVGSLLNIKVGLEFIDDSIKTISKGRGEKSIGKFYDQVIDGMQKLKKIYSIGVSHVDADTEAEELSNRLRKLFPNTPIITFSTSPIVATHTGIGTLCILYYGE encoded by the coding sequence ATGTCAATAATTAAAATTGTTACCGATTCTTCAGCTGCCCTCACGGACGAAGAAATTAAAAAATATGATATTGGTGTTGTTCCATTACAGGTTTCAATTAACGATCATAATTATTTAGACGGCGTTGATATATCTCGTAATGAATTTTTTAAAAAAATGGAAATTACTAAAAAGCTTCCTACTTCGAGCCAGCCGGCGGTAATAAATTTTTATGATACTTACGAAGGTATTTTAAGGGAAAATCCAAAGGCTCAAATTCTCAGTATTCATCTTAGCGGTGGTTTATCCGGAACAGGGCAGACGGCTGCAACTGTAGCAAAAGATTTTAATGGAAAAGTTATTTTTGTTGATTCACATTCAATTGATCGTGGTCTTTCTTTTCAAGTATTAGCGGCAGCAAGAATGGCCGAAGAAGGCAAAACTATTGAAGAAATAATATCTCTTCTAACAAAAATTAAAGATCAGACGAAAATTTTTCTCAGCCTTGAGTCCTTAAAAAATTTAATCGCCGGAGGAAGAATTAGTCGTGCCTCTGGTCTGGTTGGCTCCCTGTTGAACATTAAAGTCGGTCTTGAATTTATTGATGATTCGATTAAAACAATTTCCAAAGGTCGCGGTGAAAAATCAATTGGTAAGTTTTATGATCAGGTCATTGACGGAATGCAAAAGTTAAAGAAAATATACTCAATTGGGGTTTCGCATGTTGATGCCGATACAGAGGCTGAAGAACTTTCAAATCGTTTAAGGAAACTTTTTCCTAATACTCCGATTATTACATTTAGTACTTCGCCAATTGTTGCGACTCATACTGGAATTGGCACGCTTTGTATTTTGTATTACGGTGAATAA
- a CDS encoding (d)CMP kinase yields MQVAIDGPAGSGKSTVAKIVAKKFNFVYVDTGAMYRAVTLYAKINQIDYEDEQEISEKVPLISLNFIPADPVQRVILNGQDVTEAIRSKEITNNVSLVSSYQKVRDEMTERQRQMTENSSVVMDGRDIGTTVLPNAEAKIFLIASVNQRAIRRFKENKAQGSTATLDDIKKEIIARDYKDSHRLISPLRKADDAVEIDTSELSIDQVVNKILEIVKTRA; encoded by the coding sequence ATGCAGGTTGCTATTGACGGACCTGCCGGGTCAGGTAAATCCACAGTTGCAAAAATCGTTGCAAAAAAATTTAATTTTGTTTATGTAGATACCGGTGCAATGTACAGAGCAGTGACACTTTATGCAAAAATAAATCAAATAGATTATGAAGACGAGCAAGAAATATCTGAAAAAGTTCCTCTAATTTCTTTGAATTTTATTCCAGCAGACCCCGTCCAGAGGGTCATTCTCAATGGCCAGGATGTCACTGAGGCAATAAGATCTAAAGAAATAACCAACAATGTTTCACTGGTATCTTCATATCAAAAAGTTCGTGATGAAATGACTGAAAGGCAAAGACAAATGACTGAGAATTCCTCAGTTGTTATGGATGGACGTGATATTGGTACAACTGTGTTGCCAAACGCTGAAGCCAAAATATTTTTAATTGCTAGTGTGAATCAGAGAGCAATTCGTCGTTTTAAAGAGAATAAAGCCCAAGGTAGCACTGCCACTTTGGACGATATAAAAAAGGAAATCATTGCTCGAGATTATAAGGACTCTCATCGTTTGATCAGTCCTTTAAGAAAAGCGGATGATGCGGTCGAAATTGACACGAGTGAATTGTCGATTGATCAAGTCGTTAATAAAATTTTGGAAATTGTCAAAACACGCGCATGA
- a CDS encoding tetratricopeptide repeat protein, with translation MVNYSKQILQNIADSKFNNQDLINKAIVSDSENELINLAESLIIQGFIDDAKGILEHLNEKDDTNDQINLDLAEIYLDEGNDDQSLNCLDKIEQKAPLYLSAQIVKADLYESEGLAESAEGVLLDLQNISDDPIIRFALAEFYDAEGENGKSAQLYDYLLNQGHESINQINLHARLAMALASNGEFEESIAEFQKVGLKNLSGKEISSLAQAYLQSGDREKSQQLIEENIDNQEAELDDYLNLASIYEKQGNSKEQLRTLQLAKSFDPFNLLTRFKLALLQSNLGDYVSSNKELNFISEKDPSQTNAISLLAYNFLQEKEYSQAINLINEHIEDDEIDQHYFWYLGLAYFNSDQQKQAENAFEQVDEYFSKEPSFLKDAFFVFKNTNIDTAQNYLKKYLRIVPEDFEMESYLI, from the coding sequence ATGGTTAATTACTCGAAACAAATCTTACAAAATATTGCTGATTCGAAATTTAATAATCAAGACCTGATAAATAAAGCAATTGTCAGTGATTCTGAAAATGAATTAATTAATTTAGCAGAATCGTTAATTATACAGGGCTTTATTGATGATGCCAAAGGTATACTGGAACATTTGAATGAAAAAGATGATACAAATGACCAGATTAATCTCGATCTTGCTGAAATATATCTCGATGAAGGAAATGATGATCAATCCCTTAATTGCTTGGATAAGATAGAGCAAAAAGCCCCCTTATATTTGTCAGCTCAAATTGTTAAGGCAGATTTGTATGAATCCGAGGGCTTGGCAGAATCAGCTGAAGGAGTTTTACTTGATTTGCAAAATATTAGTGACGATCCAATTATTCGCTTTGCATTAGCAGAATTTTATGATGCTGAAGGAGAGAATGGCAAATCAGCTCAACTTTACGATTACTTGCTTAACCAAGGACACGAATCGATTAATCAAATAAATTTGCATGCTCGTTTAGCAATGGCTCTTGCTTCAAATGGAGAATTTGAAGAATCAATTGCCGAGTTTCAAAAAGTTGGACTAAAAAATTTGTCCGGAAAAGAAATTAGCAGTCTGGCACAGGCTTATCTTCAGTCGGGCGATCGTGAAAAATCTCAGCAGTTGATCGAAGAAAATATCGATAATCAAGAAGCAGAGCTTGACGATTATTTGAATTTAGCTTCTATTTATGAAAAACAAGGAAATTCCAAGGAACAACTTCGCACTCTTCAGTTAGCAAAGAGTTTCGATCCTTTTAATCTACTTACTCGTTTTAAATTAGCATTGCTCCAAAGCAATCTTGGCGATTATGTAAGTTCGAACAAGGAACTCAATTTTATTAGCGAAAAAGATCCATCACAGACTAACGCAATTAGTTTGCTTGCATATAATTTTCTTCAGGAAAAAGAATATAGCCAAGCCATTAATTTGATCAATGAGCATATTGAAGATGATGAAATTGATCAGCATTATTTTTGGTATTTGGGTCTTGCTTATTTTAATTCCGATCAACAAAAGCAGGCGGAGAATGCCTTTGAACAAGTTGACGAATATTTTTCTAAAGAACCGTCTTTTCTCAAAGATGCCTTTTTTGTTTTTAAAAACACTAACATTGATACAGCTCAGAATTATTTAAAAAAGTATTTACGGATTGTTCCGGAAGACTTTGAAATGGAAAGTTATTTAATTTAA